A window of Conger conger chromosome 13, fConCon1.1, whole genome shotgun sequence contains these coding sequences:
- the LOC133108591 gene encoding uncharacterized protein LOC133108591, with product MRFEPPPGYQSIANPGLPYTGAIYGGLRPGMSLYFQGTVHKDATRFWINLQEGQVGDVSIAFHFNPRFSPSAHVVMNSRVGNWGGEETPGESAIQQGEDFQLLFIVTSEGYQIKINSSDYHLFKHRMPVEEVDAIDIMGDFDLNLMNIIGGGKGFIQGYPGLGQMMSIPYVGSIYGGLRKGMSVHIQGAVPSDATRFHISLQCAEAKCSNKALYINPRFIPAEVVVFNSFMERKFEEQERPTDMPLELGESFDIVIVVKEEGYQVNVNGREFYMFKHRMPVERVLAVAIGGDVYVGSVNVTGGNEGAIQAWPAQGYVGKNTYTQPIPGGLKAGTSLYFRGSLPTHNSNRFHLNLQAGDDLALHFNPRIQSRIVALNSSLNNGWGKQENVEEFPFRKGDPFELVFFVTSEGYELCVDGRQIYLYKHRVSPELVTGILIAQDVSVQAMNIIRDQEDTTAPPAPEDGEEGHVIEFPAPGDVSAGAASLNIDGGLKPGMSLYFEGTVHTETKRFTINLESGDDDILLHFNPRFEPDILVMNTKANGWQKDEKEDCPFQRGKDFQLLIKVTSEAYEIIVNGSNVYTYKHRVPVEQVTHIRICEGVTMQTVKIFKEQGIIKVYPGPGNVKDGGHSQDIDGGLRPGMSLCLQGTAPEGNPDRFNINLMSGDDIVLHFKVYYRFGLVVFNTKVGGWQLEERVGDQPLQAGRNFDLIFNVTLKGYQVIINERPFYLYKHRMAADSVTTMCIGGDVSFHAINIIRDSTGGEETGYNWRFLPMLSTQPTYNPSIPFSTMIPEGMSLKKTMVFGGRVLSGADRFAFDFIASSTGDRVFHFNPRLKENSVVRNSYIRKSWGSEERDVKSNPFREGECFEVVIRCGRLKFEVFANGKHMFDFYHLFQPFTEIDSLTISGDVQLFYVLI from the exons ATGCGTTTTGAACCTCCTCCAGGTTACCAGTCTATCGCCAACCCG gGCTTGCCATATACAGGGGCCATCTATGGTGGTTTGAGGCCTGGAATGTCCCTGTACTTCCAGGGAACAGTCCACAAGGATGCTACTAG atTCTGGATCAACCTGCAAGAGGGGCAGGTTGGAGACGTGTCCATTGCCTTCCACTTCAACCCCCGGTTCAGCCCCAGTGCGCATGTGGTGATGAATTCCAGGGTGGGCAactggggaggagaggagacgcCCGGGGAGTCAGCCATCCAACAGGGAGAGGACTTTCAGCTCCTCTTTATTGTCACCTCTGAGGGCTACCAG ATCAAAATAAACAGCAGTGACTATCACCTGTTCAAACACCGCATGCCAGTGGAGGAGGTGGATGCCATTGACATTATGGGAGACTTTGATTTGAACCTAATGAACATCATCGGG GGAGGAAAAGGGTTCATCCAGGGATACCCAGGCCTCGGACAGATGATG aGCATCCCATACGTTGGGTCCATCTACGGTGGCCTGAGGAAGGGCATGTCTGTGCACATCCAGGGAGCTGTTCCCAGTGACGCCACCAG GTTCCACATCAGCCTGCAGTGTGCTGAGGCCAAATGTAGCAACAAAGCCTTGTACATCAACCCCCGCTTCATCCCTGCCGAGGTGGTCGTATTCAACAGCTTCATGGAGCGCAAATTcgaggagcaggagaggcccACCGATATGCCCTTAGAGCTGGGGGAGAGCTTTGACATCGTCATCGTTGTCAAAGAAGAGGGCTACCAG GTGAATGTAAATGGCAGAGAGTTTTACATGTTCAAGCATCGTATGCCAGTGGAGAGGGTGCTAGCCGTAGCCATTGGTGGAGACGTGTACGTGGGGTCCGTCAACGTCACAGGG ggaAATGAAGGAGCAATACAGGCATGGCCAGCTCAAGGATATGTTGGG aAAAACACATATACCCAGCCCATCCCTGGTGGTTTGAAGGCGGGGACGTCTCTGTACTTTCGGGGATCTCTTCCCACCCATAACTCTAACAG GTTCCACCTTAACCTGCAGGCTGGGGATGATCTTGCTTTACACTTCAATCCCCGAATCCAAAGCAGAATTGTGGCGCTTAACTCCAGTTTGAACAATGGATGGGGCAAGCAGGAAAACGTTGAGGAGTTCCCCTTCCGGAAGGGCGATCCCTTCGAGTTGGTCTTCTTTGTCACTTCAGAGGGATACGAG CTGTGCGTTGATGGGCGCCAGATCTACCTGTACAAGCATCGTGTATCGCCAGAGCTGGTGACTGGAATCCTTATCGCTCAGGATGTCTCTGTGCAGGCCATGAACATCATCagg GATCAAGAAGACACAACAGCACCTCCAGCTCCAGAAGAT GGAGAAGAAGGACATGTAATAGAGTTTCCAGCTCCAGGAGATGTGAGC GCCGGTGCTGCCTCCCTCAACATCGATGGCGGCTTGAAGCCAGGAATGTCTCTGTACTTCGAAGGAACGGTTCACACTGAAACCAAAAG ATTTACCATTAACCTGGAGTCTGGGGATGATGACATTCTTCTACACTTCAACCCCCGATTCGAACCTGACATATTGGTGATGAACACCAAGGCGAATGGATGGCAAAAGGATGAAAAGGAGGACTGCCCCTTTCAGAGGGGAAAGGACTTCCAGCTGCTCATCAAGGTCACCTCCGAGGCCTACGAG ATCATTGTTAATGGCAGTAATGTATACACATACAAGCACCGCGTGCCAGTGGAACAGGTGACCCACATCAGAATCTGTGAGGGCGTTACTATGCAAACCGTCAAGATCTTCAAG gaACAAGGAATCATAAAGGTGTATCCAGGTCCAGGAAATGTGAAG GATGGAGGACATTCCCAGGACATTGATGGCGGTTTGAGGCCAGGAATGTCTCTATGCCTGCAAGGAACAGCTCCCGAGGGGAACCCAGACAG ATTCAACATTAACCTGATGTCTGGGGATGACATCGTCTTGCACTTCAAAGTGTATTACAGGTTTGGGTTAGTTGTGTTCAACACCAAGGTGGGAGGTTGGCAGCTTGAGGAGAGGGTCGGTGATCAGCCCCTCCAAGCAGGAAGGAACTTTGACCTTATCTTCAATGTCACTTTAAAAGGCTACCAG GTGATCATTAATGAACGTCCGTTCTACCTCTACAAGCACCGCATGGCAGCGGATAGTGTGACCACCATGTGTATCGGAGGAGACGTCTCCTTCCACGCAATCAACATCATCAGG GACAGTACAGGCGGTGAGGAAACAGGCTACAACTGGAGATTCCTGCCT aTGTTGAGCACACAACCAACCTACAACCCG TCCATTCCGTTCTCCACGATGATCCCCGAGGGGATGAGTCTTAAGAAGACCATGGTTTTTGGTGGCAGAGTGCTATCTGGAGCCGACAG GTTCGCTTTTGACTTCATTGCGAGCAGCACTGGAGACAGAGTCTTTCATTTTAACCCACGGCTCAAGGAGAACTCGGTGGTGCGGAACAGCTATATTCGTAAGAGTTGGGGGTCGGAGGAGAGAGATGTAAAATCCAATCCTTTCCGTGAGGGCGAGTGCTTTGAG GTCGTGATTCGGTGTGGGAGGCTGAAGTTCGAGGTTTTTGCAAACGGGAAGCACATGTTTGACTTTTACCACCTTTTCCAGCCATTTACTGAGATCGACAGCCTGACCATCAGCGGGGATGTGCAGCTGTTCTACGTACTTATCTGA